The following proteins come from a genomic window of Eleginops maclovinus isolate JMC-PN-2008 ecotype Puerto Natales chromosome 8, JC_Emac_rtc_rv5, whole genome shotgun sequence:
- the LOC134868185 gene encoding prosaposin translates to MASLKIALLLAVCLEGCALASAFNVDAVQSVPDNLRATGDICQDCTQIFQLLADMMSNADFQKKIMDGIEHVCDLLPGPATTAKLCKEEVEKMLPVAINLLVGFMKPAEVCKVIGLCGSRDEQEKMLSVLVKEALQVAVTNENGKPKATCPICLLLIKTLEEMLPKDRTEDAVIKLLDEICHLLPSKFRHQCEDIIGKFSKSVLDAIVSAATPQAICALLQMCSGQEAPLVDPCTLATYRCSDMETAIKCGTVFYCQKFAWKRYNVL, encoded by the exons ATGGCCTCGCTCAAGATCGCTCTGCTTCTCGCTGTTTGCCTTGAAGGCTGTG CTCTGGCTTCAGCTTTTAATGTTGACGCTGTGCAAAGTGTTCCTGACAACCTGAGAGCA ACTGGGGACATCTGCCAGGACTGCACTCAAATATTTCAACTCCTTGCTGACATGATGTCCAATGCAGACTTTCAG aaaaagaTCATGGATGGCATTGAACATGTGTGTGACCTCCTGCCTGGGCCAGCTACCACTGCCAAACTCTGcaaagaggaggtggagaagatGCTCCCAGTGGCCATCAACTTGCTTGTTGGTTTTATG aAACCAGCAGAGGTCTGCAAAGTGATCGGTCTCTGTGGCTCCCGTGACGAGCAGGAGAAGATGCTCAGCGTTTTGGTCAAGGAAGCCCTTCAGGTTGCTGTGACTAATGAAAAT GGGAAGCCCAAAGCAACATGCCCCATCTGCCTTTTGCTCATCAAGACTTTGGAGGAAATGCTGCCAAAAGACAGGACTGAG GATGCTGTGATCAAGCTGCTGGATGAGATCTGTCATTTATTGCCCTCCAAGTTCCGACATCAGTGTGAGGACATCATTGGCAAGTTCAGCAAGAGTGTACTGGATGCAATTGTGAGCGCCGCCACCCCTCAGGCCATCTGTGCCCTGCTCCAAATGTGTAGCGGGCAGGAGGCTCCTCTTGTGG ACCCTTGCACTCTGGCAACCTACAGGTGCAGCGACATGGAGACTGCCATCAAATGTGGA ACTGTGTTCTACTGTCAGAAATTTGCCTGGAAGCGTTACAACGTTCTTTAA
- the mpx gene encoding LOW QUALITY PROTEIN: eosinophil peroxidase (The sequence of the model RefSeq protein was modified relative to this genomic sequence to represent the inferred CDS: deleted 1 base in 1 codon) produces MLLSALLVFGVCLIPAHSKPAGERLGSPLLQTCFEEAKKVVDNAYKYSREESLRRVRREVVRPHDALRLLKQPRGVTRSAVRSADYMEQTLRLLHEKVHHVHKRSLNVTDLLSEEDLKKLSDITGCSSKVNLPSCRTTPNLNRYRTASSVCNNLKNPRFGASNTPFARWLPAEYDDDISQPKGWNRTRRINNFLLPLVRQVSNNILSTTDAGVVNDTEYTHMVTLFGQWNDHDLTFTPFSPSIRSFSNGINCDESCEKTEPCIPIPIPPGDPRLPTGRNSCIPAFRSAPVCASGYSAYNFGGEPNKREQINSLTAFLDLGQVYSSEEASAKNLRDLDSDSGLLRVNTEFTDNRRELLPFHHLQVNMCATRKRVTNDSNAREVPCFIAGDGRVDENIALTSIHTLFMREHNRLARGLKRINPQWDSETLYQEARKIMGAYTQLFVFRDYLPHIVGPDAMRRQLGRYPGYNANVDPSIANVFATAAYRFAHLAIQPVLSRLDDNYRENSRFPSVPLFEAFFTPWRVVFEGGIDPLLRGLIGSPAKLNTQDHMMVDALRERLFKFVMHLALDLGSLNMERGRDHGLPGYNAWRRFCGLSQPTNQAQLAQVMNNSNLARKLLQLYGTPANIDVWMGGVAEPFVRGGRVGPLFSCLIASQFQRIRQGDRLWYENQGVFTPAQRAALSSTTISRIICDNTGISSVPTDAFSVLSNRNRMVRCSSIRRLNLSAWREMCKGPGDNCNGVREGEAVDHLEETQEPQLPQEPQEPQEPQLLQEPQEPEVFQETQVPQSSQVHQEPQELPQDFQGLQDNELH; encoded by the exons ATGCTTCTCTCTGCCCTTCTTGTGTTCGGTGTCTGCCTGATTCCTGCTCACTCCAAACCAGCAG GGGAACGACTCGGCAGTCCTCTTCTTCAAACCTGTTTTGAGGAGGCAAAGAAAGTTGTTGACAATGCTTACAAGTACTCCAGAGAAGA GAGTCTGAGACGAGTCCGCAGAGAGGTGGTGCGTCCTCACGATGCTCTCCGCCTGCTGAAGCAGCCTCGCGGTGTAACGCGCTCAGCTGTGAGATCTGCAGACTACATGGAACAAACCCTCCGCCTGCTACATGAGAAGGTGCATCATGTGCACAAACGCTCCCTCAACGTGACAG ATTTGCTCTCTGAAGAGGACCTGAAAAAGCTATCAGATATAACTGGATGTTCAAGTAAAGTCAATCTTCCTTCATGCCGCACAACACCGAACCTCAACCGGTATCGCACAGCCTCCAGCGTCTGCAACAACTT AAAAAACCCTCGCTTCGGAGCCTCCAACACCCCTTTCGCCCGCTGGCTTCCTGCTGAGTATGATGACGACATCTCCCAACCGAAAGGCTGGAACAGAACTCGAAGAATCAATAACTTCTTGCTCCCGCTG GTGCGACAGGTGTCCAACAACATCCTGAGCACAACAGACGCTGGCGTGGTGAACGACACAGAATACACCCACATGGTGACACTGTTCGGTCAATGGAACGACCACGATCTCACCTTCACGCCCTTCTCCCCCAGCATCCGCTCATTCAGCAACGGCATCAACTGTGACGAAAGCTGCGAGAAAACAGAGCCATGCATACCCATCCCG ATTCCTCCCGGTGACCCCCGCTTGCCCACTGGCCGAAACAGCTGCATCCCTGCATTCAGATCCGCCCCTGTTTGCGCCTCAGGATACTCTGCCTACAATTTTGGCGGGGAACCCAACAAGAGAGAGCAGATCAACTCGCTGACGGCCTTCCTGGATCTGGGCCAGGTATACAGCTCTGAGGAGGCCTCCGCTAAGAATCTCAGAGATCTTGACAGCGATAGTGGCCTGCTGCGTGTCAACACCGAGTTCACAGACAACAGACGTGAGCTGCTGCCCTTCCACCATCTGCAGGTGAATATGTGCGCCACTCGCAAGAGGGTCACCAACGACAGCAATGCCAGAGAGGTGCCCTGTTTCATCGCAG GTGACGGCCGTGTGGACGAGAACATCGCTCTCACATCTATCCACACTCTGTTCATGCGTGAGCACAACCGCCTGGCCCGGGGGCTGAAGAGAATAAACCCGCAGTGGGACAGCGAGACGCTCTACCAGGAGGCCCGCAAGATCATGGGTGCTTACACACAG CTGTTTGTGTTCAGGGACTATCTGCCTCATATTGTTGGCCCTGATGCAATGCGTAGACAGCTTGGCCGTTACCCCGGCTACAATGCTAACGTGGACCCCAGCATCGCCAATGTTTTCGCTACAGCAGCCTACCGTTTCGCCCACTTGGCCATCCAGCCAGTGTTATCCCGTCTGGATGACAACTACAGGGAGAACTCTCGCTTTCCCAGCGTGCCTTTGTTTGAGGCCTTCTTCACCCCCTGGAGGGTCGTCTTCGAGG GTGGCATTGATCCCCTGCTCCGTGGTCTGATTGGAAGTCCTGCTAAACTGAACACTCAGGATCACATGATGGTGGACGCTCTGAGAGAGCGCTTGTTCAAGTTTGTGATGCACCTGGCTTTGGATCTCGGTTCTCTCAACATGGAGAGGGGACGTGACCACGGCTTGCCTG GCTACAACGCCTGGCGAAGGTTCTGTGGCTTGTCTCAACCAACGAACCAGGCGCAGCTCGCTCAGGTTATGAACAACAGCAACCTGGCCCGTAAGCTGTTGCAGCTCTATGGGACCCCCGCCAACATCGACGTCTGGATGGGAGGCGTGGCA GAGCCGTTTGTCCGTGGCGGCCGTGTGGGGCCTCTGTTCTCCTGCCTCATCGCATCACAGTTCCAAAGGATCCGCCAGGGGGACAG GCTGTGGTACGAGAACCAGGGCGTCTTCACCCCGGCTCAGAGAGCAGCTCTGAGCAGTACTACCATATCCAGGATCATCTGCGACAACACCGGCATCTCGTCTGTCCCCACCGATGCCTTCAGCGTCCTGTCAAACCGCAACAGAATGGTCCGCTGCTCCAGCATCCGACGCCTGAACCTGTCCGCCTGGAGGGAAATGTGCAAAG GCCCGGGGGATAACTGTAATGGTGTCAGGGAAGGAGAG GCTGTAGACCACCTAGAGGAAACCCAGGAGCCCCAGTTACCACAGGAACCCCAGGAACCTCAGGAGCCCCAGCTTCTTCAGGAACCTCAAGAGCCCGAGGTTTTCCAGGAAACTCAAGTACCCCAGTCTTCCCAGGTACATCAGGAACCTCAGGAGTTACCCCAGGACTTCCAGGGACTCCAGGACAACGAG CTACATTAG
- the loxa gene encoding protein-lysine 6-oxidase — MGLRTLGTPLYAFACVYIFVSILQTVQSQTNPGTQQGNNQRAALRQTLQWAHNGKVFSILSQGSQYQPGRRRGAAQEQVQARPLTIIRDADVTHPDPRSQLATQQQSPGAHGLPPPLQRLARGHEHRQHHHGGERTGTQRTSNETQEKPSVRPPLPRREDMMVGDDPYDPYKSIDDNPYYNHYDVYERPRARSRPGYGTRNHQYGLPDLVPDPYYIQSSAYVQRVPMYNLRCASEENCLSSSAYTGSVRDYDTRMLLRFPQRVKNQGTADFLPSRPRYSWEWHSCHQHFHSMDEFSHYDLLDASTHHSVAEGHKASFCLEDTSCDYGYYRRFACTSHTQGLSPGCYDTYNADIDCQWIDITDVKAGDYILKISVNPNYHVPESDYSNNVVRCEVQYTGNYAHVSGCHLSSY, encoded by the exons ATGGGATTACGCACACTTGGCACGCCACTTTACGCATTTGCGTGCGTCTACATTTTTGTTTCCATCCTGCAAACTGTACAGTCTCAGACGAATCCGGGGACTCAGCAAGGGAACAACCAAAGAGCGGCTCTCCGGCAGACACTACAGTGGGCGCACAATGGTAAGGTGTTTAGCATTTTAAGCCAGGGCTCGCAGTACCAGCCCGGGAGGCGCAGGGGTGCAGCTCAGGAGCAAGTGCAGGCACGACCTCTCACTATCATCCGTGATGCGGACGTGACACATCCGGACCCAAGGAGCCAGCTGGCGACCCAGCAGCAGTCTCCCGGAGCCCACGGGCTCCCACCTCCGCTCCAAAGGCTCGCGAGGGGGCACGAGCACCGCCAGCATCACCATGGCGGTGAGCGCACGGGGACACAGAGGACCAGCAATGAGACTCAGGAAAAGCCCAGTGTCCGTCCGCCTCTGCCCCGGAGAGAAGACATGATGGTGGGGGATGATCCATACGACCCTTACAAGTCCATTGATGATAATCCGTATTACAATCACTATGACGTTTACGAGAGACCGAGGGCAAGATCGAGACCCGGATATGGCACAAGGAATCACCAGTACG gTCTACCTGATCTCGTACCTGACCCGTACTACATTCAATCCTCTGCGTATGTCCAGAGAGTCCCAATGTACAACCTGAGATGTGCATCTGAAGAGAACTGTTTGTCAAG CTCGGCCtacacaggcagtgtgagagaTTATGACACCCGCATGCTGCTGAGGTTTCCCCAGAGAGTCAAGAACCAGGGGACAGCAGACTTCCTCCCCAGCAGGCCACGTTACTCCTGGGAGTGGCACAGCTGTCACCA GCACTTCCACAGCATGGACGAGTTCAGCCACTACGACCTGCTGGATGCCTCCACCCACCACTCGGTGGCTGAGGGCCACAAGGCCAGCTTCTGCCTGGAGGACACTTCATGTGACTACGGCTACTACAGGAGATTTGCCTGCACCTCACATACCCAG GGCCTGAGCCCAGGATGTTATGATACCTACAACGCAGACATCGACTGCCAGTGGATCGACATCACAGATGTGAAGGCTGGAGACTATATCCTGAAG ATCAGTGTAAATCCAAACTATCATGTCCCAGAATCAGACTACAGCAACAACGTTGTGCGCTGTGAGGTCCAATACACCGGCAACTACGCCCACGTGTCAGGATGTCACCTGTCATC gtaTTAA
- the snx24 gene encoding sorting nexin-24, protein MHPVRLSIPSFRSENNSIEKGYTVFRIDVLMNGRQHAVEKRYSEFHTLHKMLKKSIKPPEMPSKHVRNWVPKVLEQRRHGLELYLQSIIMENGVLPKVFLDFLNIRHFPSVPKTESCGSFDTESEESSKLSHQPVLLFLRDPYLLPSAHDAFSNVVIEGVVHGVFYPDLQPR, encoded by the exons ATGCATCCAGTGAGACTGTCGATCCCTTCGTTCCGTTCAGAAAACAACTCGATCGAGAAAGGATACACG GTTTTCAGAATTGACGTGCTGATGAATGGCAGACAACATGCTGTTGAGAAACGCTACAGTGAATTCCACACGTTGCATAAAATG CTAAAGAAGAGCATAAAGCCGCCTGAGATGCCCTCCAAACATGTTAGAAACTGGGTTCCTAAAGTCCTGGAGCAGCGCAGGCACGGTCTGGAGCTCTACCTGCAG TCTATAATTATGGAAAATGGAGTCCTTCCAAAGGTATTCCTGGATTTCCTGAATATCCGACATTTTCCATCAGTGCCAAAAACCGAAAGCTGTGG cTCGTTTGATACAGAATCAGAGGAATCAAG tAAACTTTCACATCAGCCAGTCCTGCTGTTTCTGAGAGACCCCTACCTGCTGCCATCTGCTCACG atgcattttcaaatgttgtgaTTGAAGGTGTGGTGCATGGAGTTTTCTACCCAGATCTTCAACCCAGGTAG
- the ggcx gene encoding vitamin K-dependent gamma-carboxylase, which translates to MEARDATAGALVSSDGEEQTAKEDAAPKKDTPQTKGKFEKILGFRREDLTSWHSLVTLLNRPTDPASLGIFRCLFGLLMVIDITQERGLSHLDYKYLDGAPVCRFPLFNFLKPLPLDWMYLVYVVMFLGALGIMLGCFLRLSGLMFISSYWYIFFLDKTAWNNHSYLYGLIGFQLTLMDGNRYWSIDGLRRPSIRNAHVPLWNYTILRIQIFIVYFIAGIKKLDADWVEGYSMSYLAHHWLFDPFKVILPVELINLLVVHGGGLILDLSAGYLLFFDATRPYGIFFVSYFHCMNSQLFSIGMFSYTMLATSPLFCYPDWPRRFFARFPAFLSAVLPITSTDSQPSTSCVYNEIQSPSTERQETPTITKPSKMRLKHKLAAMFTILYIMEQFFLPYSHFITQGYNNWTNGLYGYSWDMMVHSRSHQHVKITYKDGKTGEIGYLNPGVFTQSRRWKDHGDMLKQYGTCLNEFLPRYNISDPEIYFDIWVSINERFQQRIFDPRVDVVKVDWSPFRPNAWLMPLLVDLSPWRTKFQEIEGSLDNQTDIVFIADFPGLHLENFVSEDLGNTSVHVLQGKVNVEVVEEKKNYTLTTGEQIKVPAGAYHKVYTVSEGPSCYMYIYVNTTEAALQENFTKLFELQERVRNGTETQPLPPELQPLMAADDDGSEVNATDPIVQLFLKRQRRMKEVKKRREAGALERLERFAVKKYYTIRRGFLMTAIAMRNLAVGLPPLEQLTREVAFANMKEPQAEGNQDDPLKDEVGHGEL; encoded by the exons ATGGAGGCGAGAGATGCGACTGCAG GTGCGCTTGTAAGTAGTGATGGAGAGGAACAAACTGCAAAGGAGGATGCAGCTCCTAAAAAAGATACACCGCAGACCAAAGGCAAGTTCGAGAAGATACTTGGGTTCAGGAGAGAGGACCTGACGTCCTGGCACAGCCTGGTGACCCTCCTGAACCGCCCCACTGATCCCGCATCCTTGGGCATCTTCCGATGTTTGTTTG GTTTGCTGATGGTTATCGACATCACTCAGGAACGTGGCCTCAGTCACCTGGACTACAAGTACCTGGATGGAGCCCCGGTGTGCCGCTTCCCCCTCTTTAATTTCTTAAAGCCACTGCCGCTGGATTGGATGTATCTGGTGTATGTCGTGATGTTCCTCG GTGCTTTGGGCATCATGCTCGGCTGTTTCCTCCGTCTCTCTGGCCTCATGTTCATCTCCTCGTACTGGTACATCTTCTTTTTGGATAAAACGGCCTGGAACAATCACTCGTACCTCTACGGCCTCATCGGGTTTCAGCTCACACTCATGGATGGCAACAGATACTG gtCAATCGATGGATTGCGGAGGCCTTCAATAAGAAATGCTCACGTGCCTCTGTGGAATTATACCATTTTGAGGATACAG ATATTTATTGTATACTTCATCGCTGGAATCAAAAAGTTGGACGCTGATTGGGTGGAGGGATACTCAATGTCATACCTGGCACACCATTGGCTCTTTGATCCTTTCAA AGTTATTCTCCCCGTGGAGTTAATAAACCTGCTGGTGGTGCATGGAGGTGGTCTTATTCTGGATCTGTCCGCTGGTTACCTGCTGTTTTTCGATGCCACACGACCTTATGGAATTTTCTTCGTCTCCTACTTCCACTGTATGAATTCGCAGCTTTTCAGCATTG GGATGTTTTCCTACACTATGCTCGCTACCAGTCCTCTCTTCTGCTACCCTGACTGGCCAAGGAGATTCTTCGCACGTTTCCCAGCCTTCCTCAGTGCAGTCCTGCCAATCACCTCCACAGACTCTCAGCCCAGCACCTCCTGCGTTTACAATGAGATCCAAAGCCCCAGCACCGAACGCCAGGAGACCCCGACTATCACAAAACCTTCCAAAATGAGACTAAAACACAAGCTTGCTGCTATGTTCACTATTCTCTACATTATGGAACAGTTCTTCCTGCCTTACTCCCACTTTATCACACAG GGTTACAACAACTGGACCAATGGCTTGTATGGATACTCATGGGACATGATGGTTCACTCCCGCAGCCATCAGCATGTTAAGATCACCTACAAAGATGGAAAAACTGGGGAAATTGGATATCTTAACCCAGGA GTTTTCACACAAAGCCGTCGCTGGAAAGACCACGGAGACATGCTGAAGCAGTATGGGACGTGCCTCAATGAGTTCCTGCCCCGCTATAACATCTCTGATCCAGAAATCTACTTTGACATCTGGGTGTCCATCAATGAACGCTTCCAGCAAAG GATTTTTGATCCTCGTGTGGACGTGGTGAAAGTCGATTGGTCTCCTTTCCGACCGAACGCGTGGCTGATGCCTCTCCTGGTAGACCTCTCACCTTGGAGGACTAAGTTTCAGGAGATTGAGGGAAGTTTGGACAATCAGACTGATATCGTCTTTATCGCTGATTTCCCAG gTCTCCACTTAGAAAACTTTGTAAGTGAGGATCTGGGTAACACCAGCGTTCATGTGCTGCAAGGCAAAGTGAACGTCGAGGTAgtagaggagaagaagaactACACCCTCACAACTGGAGAGCAGATAAAG GTTCCTGCTGGCGCTTACCATAAGGTGTACACAGTGTCTGAGGGCCCATCCTGCTACATGTACATCTACGTCAACACCACAGAGGCAGCACTACAGGAGAACTTCACCAAGCTGTTTGAGCTTCAGGAGCGTGTCCGCAACGGGACAG AAACCCAGCCCCTCCCTCCTGAGCTGCAGCCTCTCATGGCTGCAGACGATGACGGGTCGGAGGTCAACGCCACGGACCCGATCGTGCAGCTGTTCCTGAAGAGGCAGCGCCGCATGAAGGAGGTGAAGAAGCGCAGGGAGGCCGGTGCGCTGGAGCGGCTGGAGCGCTTTGCTGTGAAGAAGTACTACACGATACGGAGGGG CTTCTTGATGACAGCCATCGCTATGAGGAACCTGGCGGTGGGCCTCCCTCCTCTGGAACAGCTGACCAGAGAAGTCGCCTTCGCCAACATGAAGGAACCCCAGGCCGAGGGGAACCAGGACGACCCGCTGAAAGACGAAGTTGGACATGGAGAACTTTAA